One genomic segment of Microbacterium maritypicum includes these proteins:
- a CDS encoding ABC transporter ATP-binding protein: MSSAITGTQNEDRSEYTRDESREIRRRSLRLLGSLVSPLKPRIVLAAAVLVVSTALQVAGPILISIGLDRALPAAIERADWMPTFMIGGIYLLAGALAAVLIAWYVIIAAKLTQAVLLDLRKRIFLHTQRLSLEFHESYTSGRIISRQTSDLDSIKELLDGGLNELVSGVLFGLFTFIALCVWDWQSGLILAIGGVPLFFLMKWFYSRSQLVYRESRVISAKVIVQFVETMTGIRAVKAFRKEPRNDKAFQEIAGEYRDVNRRSMLLFGTFEPGLMGVAALVLGIVVLWGGIRVSEGALTVGVLLSAVLYVRNFFAPMQEIAMFLNSYQSATAALEKVSGVLEEVPTVPDPEKPVDLWESRGHIEFDEVTFGYNGEKTILPNFSLDIPAGQTIALVGTTGAGKSTLAKLISRFYDPSEGRVTLDGVDLRSLHPKDLRRAIVMVTQEAYLFSGTVADNIALGKPEATLDEIKAAARAVGADGFISSLPDGYGTDVNKRGGRVSAGQRQLISFARAFLADPAVLILDEATASLDIPSERLIQDALQTLLKDRTAIIIAHRLSTVAIADRVLVMEHGRIIEDDTPAALISGTGKFAQLHAAWQETLV, translated from the coding sequence ATGAGCTCCGCCATCACCGGAACCCAGAACGAGGACCGTTCCGAATACACCCGTGACGAGAGCAGGGAGATCCGTCGTCGGTCCCTCCGACTGCTCGGATCCCTGGTCAGCCCTCTGAAACCGCGGATCGTGCTGGCCGCCGCGGTGCTGGTCGTGTCGACCGCTCTGCAGGTCGCCGGCCCCATCCTCATCAGCATCGGCCTCGACCGCGCACTGCCTGCGGCCATCGAACGGGCCGACTGGATGCCGACCTTCATGATCGGCGGCATCTACCTGCTGGCGGGAGCCCTGGCCGCCGTCCTGATCGCCTGGTACGTGATCATCGCCGCCAAACTCACCCAGGCGGTGCTGCTCGATCTGCGCAAGCGCATCTTCCTGCACACCCAGCGCCTCAGCCTGGAGTTCCACGAGTCGTACACGTCTGGCCGCATCATCTCGCGCCAGACGAGTGACCTCGACTCGATCAAGGAGCTCCTGGACGGCGGCCTGAACGAGCTCGTCTCCGGCGTGCTCTTCGGCCTGTTCACCTTCATCGCCCTGTGCGTGTGGGACTGGCAGTCCGGACTCATCCTCGCGATCGGCGGAGTGCCGCTGTTCTTCCTGATGAAGTGGTTCTACTCGCGCTCGCAGCTCGTCTACCGCGAGTCGCGCGTGATCAGTGCCAAGGTGATCGTGCAGTTCGTCGAGACGATGACCGGCATCCGTGCCGTGAAGGCGTTCCGCAAGGAGCCCCGCAACGACAAGGCGTTCCAGGAGATCGCGGGCGAGTACCGCGATGTCAACCGTCGCTCGATGCTGCTGTTCGGCACGTTCGAGCCCGGACTCATGGGCGTGGCCGCGCTGGTGCTCGGCATCGTCGTGCTGTGGGGCGGCATCCGCGTCTCCGAGGGGGCGCTCACGGTCGGTGTGCTGCTGTCCGCCGTGCTGTACGTGCGCAACTTCTTCGCTCCGATGCAGGAGATCGCCATGTTCCTGAACTCCTACCAGTCGGCGACGGCCGCGCTGGAGAAGGTGTCGGGCGTGCTCGAAGAGGTGCCGACGGTTCCGGACCCCGAGAAGCCGGTCGACCTGTGGGAGTCGCGCGGACACATCGAGTTCGACGAGGTGACCTTCGGGTACAACGGCGAGAAGACGATCCTCCCGAACTTCTCGCTCGACATCCCGGCGGGGCAGACGATCGCCCTGGTGGGAACGACCGGTGCCGGCAAGTCGACGCTCGCCAAGCTCATCTCGCGCTTCTACGACCCCTCCGAAGGGCGGGTGACCCTCGACGGGGTCGATCTGCGCTCGCTGCACCCGAAGGATCTCCGTCGCGCGATCGTCATGGTCACGCAGGAGGCCTACCTGTTCAGTGGAACGGTCGCCGACAACATCGCCCTCGGCAAGCCGGAGGCGACGCTCGACGAGATCAAGGCCGCGGCACGCGCCGTGGGGGCCGACGGCTTCATCTCGTCGCTGCCAGACGGCTACGGCACCGATGTGAACAAGCGCGGTGGGCGGGTCTCGGCCGGTCAGCGCCAGCTCATCTCCTTCGCCAGGGCATTCCTCGCCGACCCTGCGGTGCTGATCCTCGACGAGGCCACGGCATCGTTGGACATCCCGTCGGAGCGTCTGATCCAGGATGCGCTGCAGACTCTTCTCAAGGACCGGACGGCGATCATCATCGCGCACCGACTGTCGACGGTCGCGATCGCCGACCGGGTGCTGGTGATGGAGCACGGCCGCATCATCGAGGACGACACCCCCGCCGCGCTCATCAGCGGCACCGGGAAGTTCGCGCAGCTGCACGCAGCCTGGCAGGAGACGCTCGTCTGA
- a CDS encoding dipeptidase: MTANDALVLHRRAVVADAHNDLLCSVATRPSDEWSDYFRTQWLPQLQEGGVDLQVLPVFIDDVYRPEGALRRTLRMIEAAHRLAEGNADAVGLCLDGDDIDRVIGEGRIALVLALEGMPGIADDVELLETVHRLGIRIGAVAHFGRSAFADGSGEDAAGSRLTRTGIRALAEMERVGMIFDISHLGAGGVDHVLEIATRPVMATHSSARALFDHHRNLTDAQIAGVAESGGVVCVNFFAPYLHESAYTIDTLIDHFERVVSVAGIAHVGMGSDFVREVLADTTAPCCVQTTIEGVPADRYLPGLEGPTGLPLVTEALLRRGWPEADILAVLGGNLRRFLRSELAVTAGA, translated from the coding sequence GTGACCGCCAACGATGCACTCGTCCTCCACCGCCGTGCCGTCGTCGCCGACGCGCACAACGACCTGCTGTGCTCGGTGGCGACCCGCCCCTCGGATGAGTGGTCGGACTACTTCCGTACGCAGTGGCTCCCGCAGCTGCAGGAGGGCGGTGTGGACCTTCAGGTCCTGCCCGTGTTCATCGACGACGTGTACCGCCCGGAGGGGGCACTGCGTCGCACCTTGCGCATGATCGAAGCCGCCCACCGGCTGGCGGAGGGCAACGCGGACGCCGTCGGGCTGTGCCTGGACGGCGATGACATCGACCGCGTGATCGGCGAAGGGCGCATCGCGCTGGTACTCGCCCTGGAGGGGATGCCCGGAATCGCCGACGACGTCGAGCTGCTGGAGACCGTGCATCGCCTCGGGATCCGGATCGGCGCGGTCGCGCACTTCGGACGCAGCGCCTTCGCCGACGGCAGCGGCGAAGACGCCGCGGGCAGCAGGCTCACCCGCACCGGAATCCGGGCGCTCGCGGAGATGGAGCGCGTCGGCATGATCTTCGACATCAGCCATCTCGGAGCGGGCGGAGTCGACCACGTGCTCGAGATCGCCACACGGCCCGTCATGGCCACGCATTCCTCGGCGCGTGCGCTGTTCGACCACCACCGCAACCTGACCGACGCGCAGATCGCCGGGGTCGCGGAGAGCGGGGGAGTCGTGTGCGTCAACTTCTTCGCGCCCTACCTGCACGAGAGCGCCTACACGATCGACACCCTGATCGACCACTTCGAGCGGGTGGTGTCGGTCGCCGGGATCGCGCACGTCGGGATGGGGTCGGACTTCGTCCGCGAGGTGCTCGCGGACACGACGGCCCCGTGTTGCGTGCAGACGACGATCGAGGGAGTCCCCGCCGACCGGTACCTCCCAGGACTCGAGGGCCCGACCGGGCTTCCGCTCGTGACCGAGGCTCTGCTGCGCCGCGGCTGGCCGGAGGCGGACATCCTCGCCGTGCTGGGCGGCAACCTGCGACGCTTCCTCCGGTCGGAGCTCGCCGTCACCGCCGGCGCCTGA
- the purH gene encoding bifunctional phosphoribosylaminoimidazolecarboxamide formyltransferase/IMP cyclohydrolase, with protein MAGPRHDPTLYRDRDTVPIRRALVSVSDKTDLLVLAAALADAGVEIVSTGSTASTVRDAGFPVTDVAAVTGVAEMLDGRVKTLHPKIHGGLLADLRLEDHERQLAELDITPFELVVVNLYPFVETVASGAVGDDVVEQIDIGGPAMVRAAAKNHANVAIVVSPQSYPGIIAALAQGGTSVSQRRELAARAFAHTAAYDTAVASWFAEGTLQDDGDLPTHLTIQAERLATLRYGENSHQRGAIYTRAGGHGIAQARQLQGKEMSYNNYVDADAALRAAYDMIKPAVAIIKHANPCGIATTAPNALDPIASAHLRAHECDPVSAYGGVIAANGTVTLKMAENLKDIFTEVIVAPSFEPAALEVFKAKKNLRLLQLPEDWQQERMDVRLVSGGLLLQDADRFPDDIVSVAKNWELVSGERPSDEEMENLIFAWKACRAVKSNAIVLAKDNATVGVGMGQVNRVDSCRLAVERAGERAAGSVASSDAFFPFADGAQVLIDAGVTAIVQPGGSVRDEEVVDAARKAGVTMFFTGERHFFH; from the coding sequence ATGGCCGGCCCCCGCCACGACCCCACGCTCTACCGCGACCGCGACACCGTGCCGATCCGGCGCGCGCTCGTCTCGGTGAGCGACAAGACCGACCTGCTCGTCCTGGCCGCGGCTCTGGCCGATGCGGGTGTCGAGATCGTCTCGACCGGTTCGACGGCGTCGACCGTCCGCGATGCGGGCTTCCCTGTCACGGACGTGGCCGCCGTCACGGGCGTCGCCGAGATGCTCGACGGACGCGTCAAGACGCTGCACCCCAAGATCCACGGCGGCCTTCTCGCCGACCTGCGCCTCGAGGACCATGAGCGCCAGCTCGCCGAGCTCGACATCACCCCCTTCGAACTGGTCGTCGTCAACCTCTACCCCTTCGTCGAGACCGTCGCCTCGGGCGCCGTCGGCGACGACGTGGTCGAGCAGATCGACATCGGCGGACCCGCGATGGTGCGTGCCGCAGCGAAAAACCACGCCAACGTGGCGATCGTCGTCTCGCCGCAGTCGTACCCCGGGATCATCGCAGCGCTCGCCCAGGGCGGCACCTCGGTCTCCCAGCGCCGCGAGCTCGCCGCCCGTGCCTTCGCACACACGGCGGCCTACGACACGGCGGTCGCCTCCTGGTTCGCCGAGGGCACGCTGCAGGACGACGGCGACCTCCCGACCCATCTCACGATCCAGGCCGAGCGCCTCGCCACTCTCCGCTACGGCGAGAACTCGCACCAGCGCGGCGCGATCTACACGCGCGCCGGCGGTCACGGCATCGCTCAGGCCAGGCAGCTGCAGGGCAAGGAGATGTCGTACAACAACTACGTCGACGCGGATGCCGCCCTGCGCGCCGCGTACGACATGATCAAGCCCGCCGTCGCGATCATCAAGCACGCCAACCCGTGCGGCATCGCGACCACCGCGCCGAACGCCCTCGACCCGATCGCCAGCGCCCACCTGCGCGCCCACGAGTGCGACCCGGTCTCGGCCTACGGCGGCGTGATCGCGGCGAACGGCACGGTGACGCTCAAGATGGCAGAGAACCTCAAGGACATCTTCACGGAGGTCATCGTCGCGCCGTCGTTCGAGCCGGCCGCGCTCGAGGTGTTCAAGGCGAAGAAGAACCTGCGTCTGCTGCAGCTGCCCGAGGACTGGCAGCAGGAGCGCATGGATGTGCGCCTCGTCTCCGGCGGACTGCTGCTGCAGGATGCCGACCGCTTCCCGGACGACATCGTCTCGGTCGCGAAGAACTGGGAGCTCGTCTCGGGAGAGCGTCCGAGCGACGAGGAGATGGAGAACCTCATCTTCGCCTGGAAGGCGTGCCGCGCGGTCAAGTCGAACGCGATCGTGCTCGCGAAGGACAACGCCACGGTGGGTGTCGGCATGGGCCAGGTCAACCGCGTCGACTCGTGCCGCCTCGCGGTCGAGCGTGCGGGGGAGCGCGCCGCCGGATCGGTCGCGTCGTCCGATGCCTTCTTCCCGTTCGCGGATGGGGCCCAGGTGTTGATCGACGCCGGAGTCACGGCGATCGTGCAGCCGGGTGGCTCGGTGCGCGACGAGGAGGTCGTGGACGCTGCGCGCAAGGCCGGCGTGACGATGTTCTTCACCGGGGAGCGTCACTTCTTCCACTGA
- a CDS encoding AlkA N-terminal domain-containing protein gives MTFPANGFDERYRAISARDTRFDGQFVTAVRSTGIYCRPSCPARTPKPQNVTFYPTSAAAHEAGYRACKRCLPEAAPGSPAWDIRGDTAARAMRLISDGVVEREGVPGLAARLGYSSRHLTRLLSTELGAGPLALARAHRAHTARMLLVGTDMPISDVAFSAGFASIRQCNDTIREVFALTPGELRARRRSHASAAPGAIDLVLPYRGPLDASGIFAWMVARAVPGIEEATATSFSRYLRMSGGPAWFEVRQDETARLHLRARVARLGDLAPLVSTVRRIFDLDADPLAVDAALSAHVELAPLVARTPGIRVPGSADPHEMLVRAMVGQQITVVAARTALIALAEALGERTDSGLLFPTMTAIAERGAEVLRGPAARIRAITGAAAALADGSLRLTVGDDGTEQRAALLAMPGIGPWTADYVRMRVLGDPDVLLPGDVALRAGAVAAGLPGEARALTAWSERTAPWRSYLSAHLWRAAPVRPAASRRASAAHPAPTGDTTTKETS, from the coding sequence ATGACCTTCCCCGCGAACGGCTTCGACGAGCGCTACCGTGCGATCAGCGCACGCGACACCCGCTTCGACGGGCAGTTCGTGACGGCCGTGCGCTCGACCGGGATCTATTGCCGCCCGAGCTGCCCTGCACGCACGCCGAAACCGCAGAACGTGACGTTCTATCCCACGAGCGCCGCCGCGCACGAGGCCGGGTATCGGGCATGCAAGCGGTGTCTGCCTGAAGCCGCGCCCGGTTCTCCGGCGTGGGACATCCGCGGCGACACCGCCGCGCGTGCGATGCGCCTGATCTCCGACGGCGTCGTCGAGCGCGAGGGCGTCCCGGGGTTGGCCGCGCGCCTGGGATACTCCAGCAGGCACCTCACGCGCCTGCTCAGCACCGAGCTCGGCGCCGGCCCTCTCGCGTTGGCGAGGGCGCATCGAGCGCACACCGCGCGGATGCTTCTCGTGGGTACCGACATGCCCATCTCCGACGTCGCCTTCTCCGCCGGTTTCGCCAGCATCCGCCAGTGCAACGACACGATCCGCGAGGTCTTCGCACTCACACCGGGTGAGCTCAGGGCACGTCGCCGGTCGCACGCGTCGGCGGCACCCGGCGCGATCGACCTCGTGCTGCCGTACCGAGGACCGCTCGACGCGAGCGGCATCTTCGCCTGGATGGTGGCGCGCGCCGTCCCCGGGATCGAGGAGGCCACGGCGACGTCGTTCTCCCGGTACCTGCGCATGTCGGGCGGTCCCGCCTGGTTCGAGGTGCGCCAGGACGAGACGGCGCGCCTGCACCTGCGTGCGCGCGTCGCGCGGCTGGGCGACCTGGCCCCGCTGGTGTCGACGGTGCGGCGCATCTTCGACCTCGATGCCGACCCCCTCGCGGTCGACGCCGCGCTCTCGGCGCACGTCGAACTGGCCCCTCTCGTAGCGCGCACTCCTGGCATCCGGGTTCCCGGATCCGCCGATCCGCACGAGATGCTCGTCCGTGCCATGGTCGGGCAGCAGATCACCGTGGTCGCCGCCCGCACGGCGCTCATCGCCCTCGCCGAGGCTCTCGGGGAGCGCACCGACAGCGGCCTGCTGTTCCCGACCATGACGGCGATCGCCGAGCGCGGTGCCGAGGTGCTGCGTGGACCGGCCGCCCGTATCCGCGCCATCACGGGCGCCGCAGCCGCTCTCGCCGACGGGTCCCTGCGGCTGACGGTCGGCGACGACGGCACCGAGCAGCGTGCCGCGCTGCTCGCGATGCCGGGTATCGGCCCCTGGACCGCCGACTACGTGCGCATGCGTGTGCTCGGCGATCCCGATGTGCTGCTGCCGGGTGACGTCGCACTGCGCGCCGGCGCGGTGGCGGCGGGCCTGCCCGGGGAGGCCCGAGCACTCACGGCGTGGTCCGAGCGCACCGCACCGTGGCGCAGCTACCTCAGCGCACACCTCTGGCGCGCCGCCCCGGTGCGCCCTGCCGCATCTCGGCGCGCATCCGCCGCCCACCCCGCCCCCACCGGCGACACCACGACGAAGGAGACCTCATGA
- a CDS encoding ABC transporter ATP-binding protein — translation MSSSPSAQNPSPSSTLSTPAALWRLKPFVKPVIWRLAGGAASALIAAVIALMIPIVLEQIISGPVYSGDLSAIVWGAVAVFALALGEALMVWLRRQFVLNPSTEVEYKMRTELYSRLQTLPVSFHDRWGSGQLLSRMMQDIGLIRRWLAFGLVLLVVNILTIIIGSVLLFRWHWLLGVIFLVTAIPLWIRGYLFEKRYGALTRRSQDQAGDLATSVEESVHGIRVLKAFGRGKHALSRFSRQAETLRETEMSKAGAIASIWFWLDLMPQIAFGLSLMSGIWLISVGQIDEAQLFAFFAMAVVLRWPIESIGFLFSFMLDARTATDRVFDIFSETNTITDPENPVHIGNPRGELAFENAHFRYQDAGAHERDLLDGIDLVLRPGETMALVGLTGSGKTTLTTLPTRLYDVTGGRVTLDGVDVRDLPLAELRQHIAMAFEDATLFSATVRENVLLGRAELDVHSEEGERVLREALDVAQASFVDALPDGVETVIGEEGLSLSGGQRQRLALARAVAANPKVLVLDDPLSALDVDTEALVEEALRHVLADTTAMIVAHRPSTVALADRVALLEAGRVTAVGTHSELLKTSRHYRHVISSLEAEEAARTGAIPVIRDEQAEIDEEVQEGLGMRAADEDPITEKEVQR, via the coding sequence ATGTCTTCCTCGCCTTCCGCGCAGAACCCCTCGCCGTCATCGACCCTTTCCACTCCGGCCGCACTGTGGCGCCTGAAGCCCTTCGTGAAGCCCGTCATCTGGCGGCTCGCCGGCGGTGCCGCCAGCGCGCTCATCGCCGCCGTCATCGCCCTGATGATCCCGATCGTTCTCGAGCAGATCATCAGCGGTCCGGTCTACTCCGGTGATCTCAGCGCCATCGTCTGGGGTGCCGTCGCCGTCTTCGCCCTCGCTCTCGGCGAGGCACTGATGGTCTGGCTGCGACGCCAGTTCGTGCTCAACCCCTCGACCGAGGTCGAGTACAAGATGCGCACCGAGCTCTACTCGCGCCTGCAGACCCTCCCGGTGTCGTTCCACGACAGGTGGGGCTCCGGTCAGCTGCTCAGCCGCATGATGCAGGACATCGGCCTCATCCGCCGCTGGCTCGCGTTCGGCCTCGTGCTGCTCGTGGTCAACATCCTCACGATCATCATCGGATCCGTGCTGCTGTTCCGGTGGCACTGGCTGCTGGGCGTGATCTTCCTGGTGACCGCGATCCCGCTGTGGATCCGCGGCTACCTGTTCGAGAAGCGCTACGGCGCCCTCACCCGTCGCAGCCAGGATCAGGCCGGTGACCTCGCCACCAGCGTGGAGGAGAGCGTGCACGGCATCCGCGTGCTCAAGGCGTTCGGGCGCGGCAAGCACGCCCTCAGCCGCTTCAGCCGTCAGGCCGAGACTCTGCGCGAGACCGAGATGAGCAAGGCCGGCGCGATCGCGTCGATCTGGTTCTGGCTCGACCTCATGCCGCAGATCGCCTTCGGTCTGAGCCTGATGTCGGGCATCTGGCTGATCTCGGTGGGGCAGATCGACGAGGCGCAGCTGTTCGCGTTCTTCGCGATGGCGGTCGTGCTGCGCTGGCCCATCGAGTCGATCGGCTTCCTGTTCTCGTTCATGCTCGACGCCCGCACGGCGACCGACCGTGTGTTCGACATCTTCTCGGAGACCAACACCATCACCGACCCGGAGAACCCGGTGCACATCGGGAACCCCCGCGGAGAGCTCGCGTTCGAGAACGCGCACTTCCGCTACCAGGATGCGGGCGCCCACGAGCGCGATCTGCTCGACGGCATCGACCTGGTGCTGCGCCCCGGTGAGACCATGGCGCTGGTCGGACTCACCGGCAGCGGCAAGACCACGCTCACCACGCTGCCCACTCGTCTGTACGACGTGACCGGTGGCAGGGTCACGCTCGACGGCGTCGATGTGCGCGACCTTCCGCTCGCGGAACTCCGTCAGCACATCGCGATGGCGTTCGAGGACGCGACGCTGTTCTCGGCGACGGTCCGGGAGAACGTGCTCCTCGGCCGTGCCGAGCTCGATGTGCACAGCGAGGAGGGGGAGCGCGTGCTGCGCGAAGCCCTCGACGTCGCCCAGGCGTCGTTCGTCGATGCGCTGCCCGACGGCGTCGAGACGGTCATCGGCGAGGAGGGGCTCAGCCTCTCCGGCGGCCAGCGGCAGCGACTCGCCCTCGCTCGCGCGGTGGCGGCGAACCCGAAGGTTCTCGTCCTCGACGACCCGCTGTCGGCGCTCGACGTCGACACCGAGGCTCTCGTCGAGGAGGCCCTTCGCCACGTGCTCGCCGACACCACGGCCATGATCGTCGCGCACCGGCCATCGACCGTGGCGCTCGCCGACCGCGTGGCCCTGCTGGAAGCCGGTCGCGTGACGGCGGTGGGCACGCACTCCGAGCTGCTGAAGACGAGCCGGCACTACCGTCACGTCATCTCCAGCCTGGAGGCGGAGGAGGCGGCGCGGACCGGGGCGATCCCGGTGATCCGCGATGAACAGGCCGAGATCGACGAAGAGGTCCAGGAGGGCCTCGGGATGCGAGCCGCCGACGAAGACCCGATCACCGAGAAGGAGGTGCAGCGATGA
- a CDS encoding methylated-DNA--[protein]-cysteine S-methyltransferase, with protein MTAILQTIETPDGAFTILADDRQRVLASGWTSDVEAILGRLSAAHRPEEFREGETDAAAAALAYYAGELSAIDAVAVKQSGTALQLAGWSALRAIEPGEPLTYTSFATQLDNPRAVRAAASICARNAPALFVPCHRVLRTDGSLGGFAWGLDVKESLLARESAGV; from the coding sequence ATGACCGCCATCCTCCAGACCATCGAGACCCCGGACGGCGCTTTCACGATCCTCGCCGACGACCGTCAGCGGGTGCTGGCCTCCGGCTGGACCTCCGACGTCGAGGCGATCCTGGGCCGGCTGTCCGCTGCGCATCGTCCCGAGGAGTTCCGCGAGGGAGAGACCGATGCCGCAGCCGCCGCACTCGCCTACTACGCGGGCGAACTCTCGGCCATCGACGCGGTCGCCGTGAAGCAGTCCGGAACCGCGCTCCAGCTCGCCGGCTGGTCGGCGCTTCGGGCGATCGAGCCGGGCGAGCCGCTGACCTACACGAGCTTCGCGACACAGCTCGACAACCCTCGGGCCGTGCGGGCGGCGGCGTCCATCTGCGCCCGCAACGCGCCCGCGCTGTTCGTGCCCTGCCATCGCGTGCTGCGTACCGACGGCAGCCTCGGCGGATTCGCCTGGGGTCTCGACGTCAAGGAGAGTCTGCTCGCGCGGGAGAGCGCCGGCGTTTGA
- the purN gene encoding phosphoribosylglycinamide formyltransferase → MLTVAVLISGTGSNLRALLEAARHPDFPARVIVVGADREADGLAHAEEFGIPSFTVPWHEHDSREAWGEELARQLAVWNPDLVVLSGLMRLLPPSLVAQYSPRLINTHPAFLPEFPGAHGVRDALASGAAETGASVIVVDDGVDTGPILAQERVPILDGDTEHSLHERIKPVERRLLIDVVRAIADGDLALSPSS, encoded by the coding sequence GTGCTCACGGTCGCCGTTCTCATCTCGGGCACCGGCTCGAATCTTCGCGCCCTCCTCGAGGCCGCTCGTCATCCCGATTTCCCCGCCAGGGTGATCGTCGTCGGAGCCGACCGCGAAGCCGACGGGCTCGCTCACGCCGAGGAGTTCGGCATCCCCAGTTTCACGGTGCCGTGGCACGAGCACGACAGCCGCGAGGCGTGGGGCGAAGAGCTCGCGCGCCAGCTCGCCGTCTGGAACCCGGACCTCGTGGTCCTCAGCGGACTCATGCGTCTGCTGCCGCCGTCACTCGTCGCGCAGTACTCGCCGCGCCTCATCAACACCCATCCCGCATTCCTGCCCGAGTTCCCCGGTGCGCACGGCGTCCGCGATGCGCTCGCCTCCGGTGCGGCCGAGACCGGCGCCAGCGTCATCGTCGTCGACGACGGTGTCGACACCGGCCCGATCCTGGCCCAGGAACGAGTCCCGATCCTCGACGGCGACACCGAGCACAGCCTGCACGAGCGGATCAAGCCCGTCGAGCGCCGTCTGCTCATCGACGTCGTCCGCGCGATCGCCGACGGTGATCTCGCCCTCAGCCCTTCTTCCTGA
- a CDS encoding cell division protein PerM, giving the protein MQRLLVALLAAFDAAIAAAVGLVVLLAPLTLLWTLAFGITADWGALWPLTGTLWEFGHGVPLAVTIPDELLVALAIPSEAASFAVSITPLAFLLFTLLFAARSGSRAASAGTWLLGSLSGTVVFAAISTGVALTARLEAVQTPLLLAIVLPAAVYLVGTLCGAVRVAWEEGDGGILDRLHDRIDTREDWAPVPVAILRGTAFALVGVVGAAALALAVMTLFRGGEVVALFQSARVDALGATVMTLAQLVYLPTLIVWAASWLAGPGFAVGAGTAVSPAGTQLGVVPGIPVFGLLPENSSMWMLIVVLVPIAAGAFAGWAVRSRLVWEGTPLGMMQRAAIAVGIAGVSAGVFGLAAVLASGSMGPGRLAEVGPSAPAFMLALGLEVLVGAAILLLSPRHRDELAEERTDRWIAEMTELDPSLTSAGAPAAGAVPGIPFSDTQTFDDTAPLDDLRGFTPPRVDRD; this is encoded by the coding sequence ATGCAACGCCTCCTCGTCGCGCTCCTCGCCGCCTTCGACGCCGCCATCGCCGCGGCGGTCGGTCTCGTCGTGCTGCTCGCGCCGCTGACGCTGCTGTGGACGCTCGCCTTCGGCATCACAGCCGACTGGGGCGCGCTCTGGCCGCTCACCGGGACGCTCTGGGAGTTCGGCCATGGGGTGCCTCTGGCGGTCACCATCCCGGACGAGCTCCTCGTCGCTCTCGCGATCCCGTCGGAGGCGGCCTCGTTCGCGGTGTCGATCACCCCGCTGGCGTTCCTGCTCTTCACGCTGCTCTTCGCCGCGCGCTCGGGGTCAAGGGCCGCATCGGCAGGGACCTGGCTGCTCGGATCGTTGTCGGGCACGGTGGTGTTCGCCGCGATCTCCACGGGCGTCGCGCTGACGGCGCGGCTGGAGGCCGTGCAGACCCCGCTCCTCCTCGCGATCGTCCTCCCTGCCGCCGTCTACCTCGTCGGTACGCTCTGCGGTGCCGTCCGCGTCGCATGGGAGGAGGGCGACGGCGGCATCCTCGACCGTCTCCACGACCGCATCGACACCCGCGAGGACTGGGCGCCCGTGCCCGTCGCGATCCTGCGCGGCACGGCCTTCGCGCTCGTCGGCGTCGTCGGCGCGGCAGCCCTGGCACTCGCCGTGATGACGCTGTTCCGCGGCGGCGAGGTCGTCGCCCTGTTCCAGTCCGCCCGCGTCGATGCGCTCGGTGCGACCGTGATGACCCTTGCGCAGCTCGTCTACCTTCCGACCCTCATCGTGTGGGCCGCATCCTGGCTCGCCGGTCCCGGCTTCGCCGTCGGAGCGGGAACCGCGGTGTCGCCCGCGGGCACGCAGCTGGGCGTCGTGCCCGGCATCCCCGTGTTCGGGCTGCTGCCCGAGAACAGCTCGATGTGGATGCTGATCGTCGTGCTCGTCCCGATCGCCGCCGGGGCGTTCGCAGGCTGGGCCGTTCGTTCCCGTCTCGTCTGGGAGGGCACGCCGCTGGGCATGATGCAGCGCGCCGCGATCGCGGTGGGGATCGCCGGCGTGAGCGCGGGAGTCTTCGGTCTCGCGGCCGTGCTGGCGAGCGGTTCGATGGGTCCGGGTCGACTGGCGGAGGTCGGCCCCTCGGCACCGGCGTTCATGCTCGCGCTGGGTCTGGAGGTCCTCGTGGGAGCGGCGATCCTGCTGCTCTCCCCGCGCCATCGCGATGAGTTGGCCGAGGAGCGCACCGACCGCTGGATCGCCGAGATGACGGAGCTCGACCCGAGCCTCACGTCGGCCGGTGCACCCGCGGCCGGCGCGGTGCCGGGGATCCCCTTCTCCGACACGCAGACCTTCGACGACACGGCACCCCTGGACGATCTCCGCGGCTTCACACCGCCTCGAGTCGACCGCGACTGA